The following is a genomic window from Triplophysa rosa linkage group LG11, Trosa_1v2, whole genome shotgun sequence.
GTTTCTCAAGCTGCAGCTGATCTTAAAACATTCTGTTTGCTAAATGCCAATAAGGACCCACTTCTTATGGGGGTTCCATCCAACGACAACCCCTTCCGACCCCCTAAATCTTGTGCACTGTTCTGAGGTATTATTAACAGTCTGCTCTGTTACATTTTTGtggaattattttgtttatcctgAACAGGATTCTGAacatctctctcttttcccAAGGGGTCAACATAAAGAATCTGGAGAATCTTCTGAGCATTCCTCTTTTGCATGAGTTTTTTCACTACAACTTTGAATTGTGCCCAAAATCCTATTACTTGGTGCGTTTCACAGCACAGCTGGATCATCACTACTTGTACACTACAGgtgtatttgcaaaaaaaattatttgaagTCTCACACATTTAATAATGTGATTAATGAAGAAAACCATTCAAAGATATTGTTTAACATAGATACATGTCCAAAAATTAAAGCTCATGGTAATTCAACTATAGGAGAAACAGGAGGAAATTAGAGTGCTCAGTTCTGTTCTGCTGttctgttaaagggacagttcacccaaaaataaaattctgtcttcgtttacccaccctcaagttgttagtGTTGAAaattgaaagatatttggaagaatgcttgtaaccaaacagttattggccaacattgactaccatggtaggaacaattgttttttaaattattttgttctgttgaacacaaaaaaaatattttaaagaatgtaggacagcaaacagttctggggcacttttgactaccatgacatttttcccactatggtgtcaatggtggccaagaactgtttggttataagcattctttcaaatatctttctctgtgttcaccggaacaaagaaatttctaaaaatttggaacaactcgtgggtgaataaatgatgacagcatttttattttcgagtgaactgtccctttaaagtctcattttttacaaacatgtatGAAGGACCATTAGTAAAGTGACAGCTGATATGCAAAATCTTTGACAGGTTAGCCAAGTCTATTTGAATATCATTACGCAGAAAAAAAGTGAACGAAGCATGTTTGTTACAATGTGGTGTTGTTTATAATGAAACACTGAAtcacaatgtttttttcacaATGCAATTGGGCTTATACATGGACTGTTGTTGCCATGAATTTGTTATTAATTAACATGTTATTaagatatttaaatgtataaaccaGTTAGCTGTATTGAAGGAAAAATATATCTTGAATCTCAGGTTATTTTTGATAAAGATCAATGCTGTCTTTCTGACATATATATTAACCTATTCTGAATATTGTATGAGGTACTACtttctctaaatgtattttctttagtCTGTAAGTGTTTCTGCATCGTTTTGGAGTTTCTTATGTTACACATAACAGTGTTAACAAAACAGAATTTGAATTATACCTGTGTTGGTTAAAGGGTGCTGCCTTTCTCTGTCTTCACTGTTTGAACTAGAACACCAAATAATAATTCTAAGTGTACCAGCTGGTCTGTTTCTGCTTATACTCTTTAAccgtgtgtgtttatttcattttataactTTATGAGTCGACCACTGGACATTAATGCAAATCATTCATGCAAATGTGTATAACGCAGTGCTGCATAGGTAACCTTTTCACCCTGTTTACCTCACGCATGTCttgggttttgtttttgcatgctTACAGGACCAATATCTgccttttttgcaaaaaaaaagctCAAATATGACAACAGCAACTTACACCAACCTTGCATTACAATATGCCATAGTAACTAACAGTCATCAAAAAATGTTCAAACCAAGTCTAATATTAATGTTACACAGATTTAGAGTTATAACAataagcaacaacaaaaaagttgtaTTTTGCTGTGTTATAatgatacatttttgtaatggGTCACTACTTCATAGCTGTTGTTCATTGGTAAATTCTGAACATTGTAATACACTACAATacttgctcagattttcagtctggacttattgcagaaagtctgtgccagtctgcagatttgatcagtcattgtgtttctatctgaaactttcaaaaagtctgcaagtgtatgatgtctagtttttttttatctgttcAGAGTCTTgcagtgtattccagccattaggaGAGATGCGTATCCTGTTATATTTGTGCTGTGCCTGCCTTTCACATGCAATAAAACGTTTTCAATCTCACACATTTCCTTGCATATTGTCTATtgcactatttttatatttgtctaTGGTTTTACTAAACTTGTGTGTACTGTTTTTGCGCCTGGGGATTGAACTAAAACTAGGAAAAGAGAGATGTGGCCATGTGGAGGCAGTAGTAAGTCAGGCCTATCTTGACCACTGACTCCAGGAGAGATCTGAGCCGCTGCGAGCTGCCGGTTTGCCTCTCCCCAGATCGAAGATGGCGGTGTCCGTGTTCTCAGGCGTGCGCCTCCTCTCCATCGGAGACGCCAATGGAGACATACAGCGACATTCAGAGCAGCAGCCCTTGCGACTGGAGATTAAAACCACCCAAGATGCGGCTCTGATAAGCCTCTCGAACAGTGAGTAGATACTGGCTTTTAAAGACTTTGTATCCGGCCTCAGCTGAGCGGGATTCCCTAGCTTAGCCAAATGATAGTGATGTGTGTGCGGCATGTGTATATGTTGGACTACCCGTTCGCGCGTGCATGCTGGATCAGCACGTTTTAAGTTCTTATCTCAAATGCTGCTTTTAAGTCTAACCCGGGCATGCTGTCTAAAACGTGAAGTTGTTGGAGGCAGGGGTTTGGTTTTA
Proteins encoded in this region:
- the si:dkey-204f11.64 gene encoding guanine nucleotide-binding protein G(I)/G(S)/G(O) subunit gamma-5, whose amino-acid sequence is MSNNSANNSLVLLQKTVKQLRLEAGIRRIKVSQAAADLKTFCLLNANKDPLLMGVPSNDNPFRPPKSCALF